A stretch of DNA from Calditrichota bacterium:
AAACTGTTTTAACCGTTGAAGAAAGCTTAAGCGAATCATGATAAAATGAATATTTCTGCGTCTTATTTGGTAATAATAAATGCGCGCTAATCAGTGTATCAAAATAGACTTTATTTAAATCCTGCATTGTAATTTTTATTGAATCCGATTTAAACTTTTTAGCAGGAAAAACATACTCTGAGACGTTGTCATCAATGTTCAGCCGGTTATCATTATTGGTTGAATCATGGAAAACCTTTAAAGTCAGTTTTTCTGAATCGGCAATATTATTAAAAGAAAGAAATAGCTGTTTCCCATATAACTCCACCTGAGATGTTGGCAAATTTTTGTTTTCATTATTGAGCAAGGCAATGGTTTTTGTTGTCTGTCCAAAACTATTTTCCAGTATAGTCTGAAGTAAAAAGTCTCCTTGTTCAGCCAATCTTATTTTTAATAATAACACGGTTTCCAAACTATCAATGGTTCTTTCCATTATTTCATAATAACTGATCTCCTTCAAACTATCCGCTGATTTTCCTGAGAAGAATTGTAAATTGTTAATTTTTGTTGGAATTGTCATTTTTAAATAGGCATTTTCGCTGGATAGCTGCACCCGGTTTATTTTTGCGGAATTTAGTTCTCCCGGCAAAATATTACCTTTTATAATACTTCTATTTTGAAAATAATCTTCAATACTAATTTCAAAATTCACCGTATCATCTAAAACATTGATCAGACCATTTCCCAATTTACGGTTATAGAATCCAAGATTATTAAATGAATCCAAAAACAGTTTATTAAACCTCTTTTTAGAGCGCGCTTTCTCCGGATAATAAATATCAATATCAACCATTCGTGTATTTTTAAAATTTAAGCGATCATACGCCTGTTCAAAAATGGGATTGTTTTCCTGGCTAAGCGTAGATTTATAAAAACCTAATTTGTTATAAAATCCATCTGCCTGATCAAAACCATTTATGGCAAGCCCCAAAAGGCCCTGCGCAAAAATTGGCTCTTTAATAATATAAACGCCTTCGTGGATATGTGACAGAGGAAATATTTGCGGTTTAAATGAGCCATTCACACTACTTGATTCATTTTGCGGTATTATAAGCAGCTGCTTTAGATTTGGCCGGATTTTATCTTTTACAACAGAATAAAATTGTAATGGATTTAAAGGCCTGTTTTGTTCATCGCGGATTTCAAAATGCAAATGAGGAACCCCGATACCCGTTTGCCCTGTGTAAGCAATTATCTCACCTTTTTTAACCTTCAGGTTTTTTGGCCACCATTCAATCGAATAGCTTTTTTCTGCTCTTTGTCGCTCACCAATTTTTTGCTCTAGTTCCTTCGTGAACTTTTGAAGATGAAAATATACTGCTTTGCGTCCATCTTTCAATTTTAGATACAGCGCCTTTCCTGCTCCAAAAGGCGAAATTTTTATTCGCTCGATTATTCCGTCTTCAATGGCAAAACATTTGTACCCTTCCTTATTCCAGGTTTTAATATCAATTGCTGCATGGTAATGACCCGGACGATATTCGCAAAAACTTGAAGACAGAGCACGGCTTGCATTAGTTGGCCAAAGATAGTTTTGAGCTGGTAAAAAAGTACTAAAAAAAAGCAGCGGGAGAAGTAATATTTTAAACAAAAAATTTCCTTTTAAAAATGAATAGGAAATCTATAATCGGAGGTAAACAAATTGC
This window harbors:
- a CDS encoding M23 family metallopeptidase; protein product: MFKILLLPLLFFSTFLPAQNYLWPTNASRALSSSFCEYRPGHYHAAIDIKTWNKEGYKCFAIEDGIIERIKISPFGAGKALYLKLKDGRKAVYFHLQKFTKELEQKIGERQRAEKSYSIEWWPKNLKVKKGEIIAYTGQTGIGVPHLHFEIRDEQNRPLNPLQFYSVVKDKIRPNLKQLLIIPQNESSSVNGSFKPQIFPLSHIHEGVYIIKEPIFAQGLLGLAINGFDQADGFYNKLGFYKSTLSQENNPIFEQAYDRLNFKNTRMVDIDIYYPEKARSKKRFNKLFLDSFNNLGFYNRKLGNGLINVLDDTVNFEISIEDYFQNRSIIKGNILPGELNSAKINRVQLSSENAYLKMTIPTKINNLQFFSGKSADSLKEISYYEIMERTIDSLETVLLLKIRLAEQGDFLLQTILENSFGQTTKTIALLNNENKNLPTSQVELYGKQLFLSFNNIADSEKLTLKVFHDSTNNDNRLNIDDNVSEYVFPAKKFKSDSIKITMQDLNKVYFDTLISAHLLLPNKTQKYSFYHDSLKLSSTVKTVYDTLFFSIDKDSANPEQFELPAFGSIYKMSIGDQILNRTIELSLKSDSSFFPDGQASIYSVGKKGLNFVGGKYNPQTGYISTRIKTFAKYIIAADTIAPQIEIQKPRWGKTYKKMPQIIFKAVDEISEIGSDKNIEIYFNDEYVVPEWDFETNIVKGRLHYEPQKGKHKVTIKVKDRAGNITQKVSAFSIN